The following are encoded together in the Kwoniella europaea PYCC6329 chromosome 1, complete sequence genome:
- a CDS encoding agmatinase: MHTSLATLCGLVTALAVSAHGTHGKVDPWNDEYANTPDLSFSGVTSFAHLPHVKCLDKPEQAFDVALLGVPFDSAVSFRPGARFGPYALRSGSRRQRPERGYTSRLKVNPYTNGLYVLDCGDVPVTPFDPETAIKQVKAGYKSVLHHPIVNEEEMKRLHMQKGLDGEYHPRIIALGGDHTIVLPILDAVSEVYGPVSVIHFDAHIDTWNPNRYLGSVSLQADVNHGTFFWHAYESGFIKANSSIHAGIRTRFSGPQDLDDDVTAGFDLIHTFDIDDHGVEWIAEKIKARIGTGPVVISLDVDVMDPSIVPATGTPESGGWTSRELRRIIHSLVGLNIVAFDVVELSPAYDTQAEISAIAAADMVYDFLSILALGVDDKSTKKTDARTVDEL, encoded by the exons ATGCACACCTCCCTTGCGACCCTCTGTGGTCTCGTCACCGCTCTCGCAGTATCCGCCCACGGCACCCACGGTAAAGTCGACCCATGGAACGACGAATATGCCAATACTCCTGATCTCTCTTTTAGCGGAGTGACCTCTTTCGCCCATCTCCCTCATGTAAAATGTTTAGATAAGCCTGAACAGGCTTTCGATGTAGCTTTGTTGGGTGTTCCGTTTGATTCAGCCGTTTCGTTCAGACCTG GTGCCAGATTTGGCCCATACGCTTTGCGAAGTG GCTCAAGAAGGCAGAGACCTGAAAGAGGATATACCAGTCGGCTCAAGGTCAACCCATACACCAATGGTCTTTACGTT CTCGATTGCGGAGACGTCCCTGTCACCCCCTTCGATCCCGAAACAGCCATCAAGCAAGTGAAAGCAGGTTACAAATCTGTCTTACATCATCCCATAGTCAATGAGGAGGAAATGAAGAGACTTCACATGCAGAAAGGTCTGGATGGCGAATATCATCCTAGGATAATTGCTTTGGGAGGTGATCATACTATC GTACTTCCCATCCTTGATGCTGTCTCAGAAGTCTACGGACCAGTTTCGGTCATTCACTTTGATGCTCATATAGATACTTGGAACCCCAACCGGTACCTCGGTAGTGTTTCCCTCCAAGCTGATGTCAATCACGGTACTTTCTTCTGGCACGCTTATGAGAGTGGGTTCATCAAGGCGAACTCTTCCATTCATGCGGGTATAAGGACTAGATTCTCT GGTCCCCAAGACTTAGACGATGATGTGACTGCCGGATTCGACCTCATCCACACTTTCGAcattgatgatcatggtGTGGAGTGGATTGccgagaagatcaaagctagaATTGGTACTGGACCCGTTGTGATTTCGTTAGATGTGGATGTCATGGACCCATCCATCGTGCCTGCTA CTGGTACACCCGAGTCCGGAGGATGGACTTCTAGAGAACTTCGACGgatcattcattcactcGTTGGCTTGAACATCGTTGCTTTTGATGTGGTCGAGCTATCCCCCGCTTACGACACTCAAG CTGAAATCTCTGCCATCGCTGCCGCCGATATGGTATATGACTTCTTGAGTATCCTTGCTCTTGGTGTAGACGACAAGTCGACAAAAAAAACGGACGCTAGAACCGTTGATGAATTATAG